A single region of the Lates calcarifer isolate ASB-BC8 linkage group LG3, TLL_Latcal_v3, whole genome shotgun sequence genome encodes:
- the slc44a4 gene encoding choline transporter-like protein 4, which yields MGKKQETSTDSEYGEAAQFDPTFKGPIKNRGCTDIICCILFMAVILGYIVVGILAWLYGDPRHVLYPRNSTGWFCGIGPNKNRPNVLYFDILKCATSINIMATALNGLQCPTTQVCVEECPSSFWAVGVGSYLPDVKPASVFNQSLCVPSVDLAKTTLNVKEIVDKELCPFFYMPTTSVLGRCLPDISALEKIPPVFSKIPGLPSSVNETVDIIKNGTFVNGFNAREIGVRIFEDFASSWPWILIGLLIAMVVSLLFLLLLRFTAPVMVWVLIIGVLGAGAYGIWHCYWEYDNYKNSSSSITNVGFTTNFSVYLQVQETWLAFLIIISVAEAIILLTLIFLRTRILIAIALIQESSKAISHMMSALLYPLITFVLLLVCVAYWGATALYLATSGGPIYRVVALNATNDECKSINGSVSCDPQNFTSSDYPGCPSASCIFIRYNNEGLLQRNIFNLQIYNAVAFLWCVNFVIALGQCTLAGAFASYYWAFTKPDDIPMFPVCGGFIRSLRYHVGSLAFGALILTLVQIVRILLEYIDHKTRSAQNPVARFIMCCMKCCFWCLEKFIKFLNRNAYIMIAIYGKNFCVSAKNAFMLLMRNVIRVVVLDKVTDLLLFFGKLLVVGGVGVLSFFFFSGRILLPGSTFRSETLNYYWMPIITVVFGSYLIAHGFFSVYNMCVDTLFLCFLEDLERNDGSLQKPYFMSKNLMKILNKSNKAPKKGKGKD from the exons GAGAAGCTGCTCAGTTTGACCCGACCTTCAAAGGACCCATAAAGAACAG AGGGTGCACTGATATAATCTGCTGTATCCTGTTTATGGCGGTCATCCTCGGCTACATAGTAGTTGGGATTTTAG CTTGGCTTTATGGCGATCCCAGGCATGTTCTTTATCCGAGAAACTCAACTGGATGGTTCTGTGGCATTGGACCAAATAA AAACAGACCCAATGTGTTATACTTTGACATCCTCAAATGTGCCACATCTATTAATATTATGGCAACTGCTCTTAATGGTCTTCAGTGTCCAACCACACAG GTGTGCGTTGAAGAGTGTCCTTCTTCATTCTGGGCCGTGGGGGTAGGGTCATATCTTCCAGATGTAAAGCCAGCAAGTGTTTTCAACCAAAGCCTCTGTGTGCCGTCTGTAGACCTGGCTAAAACAACACTG aatGTTAAAGAAATTGTGGACAAGGAGCTGTGTCCTTTCTTCTACATGCCTACAACCTCTG TCCTGGGAAGATGTTTGCCTGATATCTCAGCACTGGAGAAGATCCCTCCTGTGTTTTCCAAAATTCCCGGTTTACCCTCCTCAGTCAATGAAACCGTCGACATCATCAAGAACG GGACGTTCGTGAATGGCTTCAATGCCAGAGAGATTGGTGTCCGGATCTTTGAGGATTTTGCGTCGTCATGGCCGTGGATCCTCAT tGGTCTCCTGATAGCCATGGTGGTCAGTCTGCTGTTCCTGTTGCTGCTGAGGTTCACTGCTCCAGTCATGGTGTGGGTGCTCATCATAGGAGTCCTGGGTGCCGGGGCGTATG GGATATGGCACTGCTACTGGGAGTATGATAACTACAAGAACTCCTCCTCTTCTATCACTAACGTTGGTTTCACTACCAACTTCAGTGTTTACCTGCAAGTCCAAGAGACCTGGCTAGCCTTCT tgatAATCATATCTGTGGCGGAGGCGATCATCCTCCTGACCCTCATCTTCCTGCGGACCAGAATCCTCATCGCCATCGCCCTCATCCAGGAGTCCAGCAA GGCAATCAGTCACATGATGTCTGCTCTGCTATACCCTCTGATCACCTTTGTCCtcctgctggtgtgtgttgctTACTGGGGCGCCACTGCTTT ATATTTGGCCACTTCAGGAGGCCCGATCTACAGAGTGGTGGCTCTCAACGCCACAAATGATGAGTGTAAGAGTATCAATGGCTCTGTGAGTTGTGACCCTCAG AACTTCACCTCGTCAGATTACCCAGGCTGCCCCTCAGCGAGCTGCATCTTCATCAGATACAACAACGAGGGTCTCCTCCAGAGGAACATCTTCAATCTGCAGATCTACAACGCAGTGGCTTTCCTCTGGTGCGTCAACTTCGTCATCGCCCTGGGCCAGTGCACGCTGGCCGGGGCCTTCGCCTCCTACTACTGGGCCTTCACCAAACCAGACGATATCCCCATGTTCCCTGTGTGTGGTGGATTTATACGCTCGCTCAG GTACCATGTTGGCTCCTTGGCATTTGGTGCTTTGATCCTGACCCTGGTGCAGATAGTGAGGATCCTTCTGGAGTACATTGACCACAAAACAAGAT CGGCACAGAATCCAGTTGCACGTTTCATAATGTGCTGCATGAAGTGCTGCTTCTGGTGTCTGGAGAAGTTCATCAAGTTCCTCAACAGGAACGCTTACATCATG ATCGCCATTTATGGGAAAAACTTCTGTGTCTCTGCCAAAAATGCTTTCATGCTGCTGATGAGAAATGTGATAAG GGTCGTGGTGCTCGATAAAGTGACAGACCTGCTGTTGTTCTTTGGGAAGCTCCTCGTGGTCGGAGGAGTGG GTGTATTGTcgttctttttcttctctggacGAATCCTGCTGCCAGGCTCCACCTTCCGCTCTGAAACCCTCAACTACTACTGGATGCCAATTATT ACTGTGGTGTTTGGCAGCTACCTCATAGCTCATGGATTCTTCAGTGTGTACAACATGTGTGTTGACAcactcttcctctgcttct TGGAGGACTTGGAGCGTAACGATGGATCTCTACAGAAGCCGTACTTCATGTCCAAAAACCTGATGAAAATCCTCAACAAATCCAACAAGGCACCTAAAAAAGGTAAAGGGAAGGACTGA